From the genome of Gemmatimonadota bacterium:
GCGCTCGCGTTGAGCCACCGAGACGAGGCCCTGGAGGCCGCGCACCTCGCCGAAACCGTTGCTCGGTCGCGGCGGGAGGGCCAGATGCGCTTCCTCGCGGAGTCCGTCATGAACGAGATCGAGGGAGAGCGGAGGGCGGCCGCCGAACGCCCCGCCCCCGAAATGCCGGCTTTCCACCTCGGCACGAGCGATGAGCTCGCCCGGAAGCTGATCAGAACGCTCCAGCTCGCGCCCGCCCGGCAATCGGTCGCTGCAGGAGCCTGAGGCCTTTAAGTGTGAGAGGAGGCCAGCCTATTGCTGGGCTGGCCTCCTCTTTCCTCCCAGTCAGCGAAATGGCGTCAACCACCGGATCCCAAGTATCCGGCAATCGCCTTCTTCTCGGCGAAGGATCCGTCATCACCCATTGTCCGCTCGACCGCGTCGCCGAAGCTCACGAGTCTGGGCGGCTCGTACGACAGTGCCGGAATCTCAGCGTCCAGCGGGCGGGTCGACTTTTCCTGGAATCCCTCGATCATGCTCACCTCCGAATGGAAGAAGCCACCGAAACTGGGGTAGGTTGATGGCTGACGAACGACGACACACATATGGAATGTTGATCCGGAAGCCGGTCCGGACCCACCCCGATTCCGTTAGAATCATGACTGATTCCACCGATTTATGAACACGGCCCCCCGCCCCCTCTTCCTCCTCCACCATGACCGAGTGCTCCTCGAGCGCCTCGCGCGCGCGGCGCACTCCCGATTCAGGCTCTCCCCCGTGGAGAGCTGGGACTCCCTTCGTGCAGGTGTCGCCGAGGCTCCCCCGGCCGCCCTCATCCTGGTCGACCCCTTCTTCGGTCAGACGAATGGTCATGGGCCGGCCCCCCAATTGCACGACCTTCTGACCTCCTTTCCCTCCTCGACCGTGATCGCGGCGATGGACTCCTCGCCCGCGAGGTACCGGGACATCTGGCTCCTGGGGGAATGGGGGATCGCAGAGATCCTTCAGACGGAAGAAGACCGGAGTCAGCTCGCCCTGACCCGCCGATTGCTCCAGGCGCGTGCGCAACCGCTCCGAAAGCTCCTCTCCCACGAGTCCGGGATCCCCTTCACGGGTCGGGCCCGGGCCCTCATGGATGCCGCCGTCGAGACGGTCATGACCGGGGGCCATCCTAAGCACCTGGCGCGCTCCCTGGGGTTTTCGCCATCCACACTGCTCCGCTGGTGCGAGCGTTCCCAGCTCCCCAGCCCGAGACGACTTCTGCTCTGGCTAAGGGTTCTTTTTGCCTCGGCGCTCCTCGACGATCCAGGCCATACGGTGTTCAGCGTGGGACTCGCGTGCGGCTATTCCGGCGATCAGGCGCTCCGGCGCGCGATCCACTCCGTCCTTCCCCACACCCCGACCCGGCTTCGGGAGCTCGGAGCCTTTGAGACTGCCTCAGCGGCCTTCTTTCGGGAGCTCCAGGGCCTTCGGGATGACGGGGCCGAGAAGAGATAGGCAAGGATGAGGCCAATCGAGGCGCAGGGCGCACCGGGATCGGCGGGGATGAACCGTGACGAGCGGCTCCACCGGCTCGGCCGGGTGACCGGTGAGCTTCTCCACGATCTGGCCGGCTCGCTCGCCGTCCTCTCCGGAAGAGTGTCCCTGGCGCGCGCCGAGGCCAGTCTGGGTCGACTGGCCACGGACGAGCTCGCCCGGATCGGCGCGGACGCCGATGAGCTCCGGGCGATGGTATTGGACGTTCTCGGAGAGGTCCGGGGCGTTCGCACCCCGGCGGAGGTCACCTTCCCGGTTCGTTCGACATTGGACGGCGTCGTAAACCGATGGCTCATTGGAGCACCCCAGGTCTCCGTTTCTTTACGGTCCTCCCTTCCCGCGAACGCCGAGATCTCGGGACCCCGCACCTTTTTCGTGCGCGCTCTCGGCAATCTTCTCCGCAACGCCGCGCGCCACGCCCATGGGGAGATCCGGATCGCGGCGATGCCGGTGGGCGGGGGAGACTGGGTCGAGATCGAAGTGGAGGACGATGGAGACGGCGTTCCCGAAGACCTTCGGAGCCTCATCTTCGAGCCTTTTCTTACCGGAACGGAGCTCGGAACCGGACTGGGCCTCTCCTTCGCCCGGTGGGGGATCGAGCGCCTCGGCGGCTCGCTCGAGCTGAACGCCGCGAAGTCGCGTCTGGGCGGGGCGTCCTTCCGCGTGTCGCTCCCTCTTTCCACCATCGGCGCGCGCGCGCGCGGCCCGGCGTCGGCGGCGCCGGACCGTCCGACCCAGGGTCCCGCGCCCCTGAGGGGATTCCGGATCGCGGTCGTAGACGACGATGAAGCGGTGCGGACCACCTTCACCCGACTCCTCGAACGCTCCGGGGCGGAGACGGAGGGGATGGATCCGACGCGCTGGGACTCGTTGGAGGCGGGCATGGACGCCCTTGCCGCCTTCGCCCCGAACGTGATCCTCCTCGACCTCACCCTGGGACCGTATTCGGGGCCCGACCTGGCCCGCATCATGCGGGAACGTGCTTCCCGGCTCTTCCAACGGGTGATTTATTTCACTGGCGGCGCCGATCCGGGCCCCATGGACCGTCCGACCGTGAGCAAGCTCCTTCCCTGGGAAGTGATCTTGGACCGTCTCCGTCGCGTGGCCCTCGCCGCGGAAGGGCGCGATCGTCGCGGTTGACATCCCCCGCGTAAAGGGATGAGGATTACTCCGCCCGCAAAGCGGGCCGTTCCCCCCTCGAGAGACGCGGTCGCTTGGATCCCATCGTCCACAACATCGACCCGTTCCTCCTTCGCTTGGGCGACGGATTCGGGATCCGGTGGTACTCCATCCCGTACATGCTCGGGATGCTCTTTGCCTATCTCTCCCTCCTGAAGGCCGCACGGGAGAAAAAGATCGCGGGGCTCACCCCCGAAATCTCGGAGTCGTTCGTCCTAGCGGCGATCCTCGCCGCGCTCCTCGGCGCGCGTTTTTTTCACGTCTTTGTCTTCGAGTACGACCGGTACGGCCTCGATCCGATGGCATGGATCGCCGTGTGGCGCGGGGGACTGGCCTTCCACGGGGGGCTGGCGGGGATTCTCCTCACCGTGTTCTGGTTCTCCCACAAGCGTGGCATCTCCGCCTACGATCTCACCGACCGGCTGGCCGCACCGGTCGCCGTGGCTCTCGCGCTCGGCCGGATCGCCAACTTCATCAACGCCGAGATGTACGGGACTCCCTACGACGGTCCGTTTTGCGTGGATTATTCGCAGAACCAGTACATGGCTCGTCCGCCCGAGGGGTGCCGGCATCCGACGCAGCTCTACGAATCGGCAAAGAACTTCGCGCTCGCCGGCTTTCTCTTCACGATCCGCGAACGACTTCGGCCGCGCCCCGGTGTCCTCACCTGGAGCTTCATCGCGCTGTACGGCTGGATCCGATTCTGTCTGATGTACGTCCGCGAAGAGGAGCGGGTCTGGGGAGATTTCACCCTGTCTCAAATCTTCTCCGGAGGGATGGGCATTCTGGGAACCGCTATGCTCGTGGCGGTCCTGCTCGCCCCCTCCCCCAAATCAGCGAGGAAGTCCCGTTGAGCGGTCCCCAGTACATCTTCGTCATGAAGGACCTGAGGAAGGTCGTCCCTCCGAAGCGCGAAATCCTCAAAGGCATCTGGCTCTCCTTTTTTCCCGGCGCGAAGATCGGCGTGGTCGGGCCGAACGGGTCCGGTAAGAGCTCGCTCCTCCGCGTCATGGCCGGCGCCGATACGGACTTCCAGGGGGAGGCCTGGCCCGCCAAGGGCACCCGCATCGGATACCTTCCACAGGAGCCCGTTCTGGATCCGGCGCTCGACGTGCGTGGAAACGTGGAGCTGGGGGTGAAAGAGGCGCGCGATCTCCTCCGGCGCTTCGAGGAAGTGAGCCTCCGTTTCGGCGAGATCACCTCCGACGATGAGATGACGGCTCTGCTCGATGAGCAGGGGAAGCTCCAGGACAGGATCGAAGCGGCGGGAGTCTGGGAGCTCGACCGGAAGATCGAGATCGCGATGGACGCTCTCCGGCTTCCTCCCGGCGACGCCCCCGTGGGTCCCCTTTCCGGCGGTGAGCGGCGGCGGGTGGCGCTCTGCCGTGTCCTTTTGGAGGAGCCGGATCTCCTCCTTCTCGACGAGCCCACGAACCACCTCGACGCCGAGTCCGTGGCATGGCTCGAGCGGCACCTCAGCGAGTTCAAGGGGACGATCGTCGCGATCACCCACGACCGTTACTTCCTCGACAACGTCGCGCAGTGGATCCTCGAGCTGGACCGGGGCGAAGGATTCCCGTACCAGGGCAATTATTCCTCCTGGCTCGAGCAGAAGCAGGCGCGGCTCGTGAAGGAAGAGAAAGAGGCGTCGGCGCGAAGCCGCACCCTCGAGCGGGAGCTCGAGTGGATCCGGATGGCTCCGCGCGCCCGCCACGCGAAGGGGAAGGCCCGCATCAGCGCGTACGAAGAGTTGATGGCCCAGGAAGGGAAGGAGCAACTCCGGGCCACCGAGATCCTCATTCCGAAGCCGCCCCGTCTCGGCGAGGACGTCGTGATCTTCGACGGCGTGAGCAAAGGATACGGCGACCTCCTGCTCATGGAGGAGGTGAGCTTTCGGCTTCCGAGGGGCGGAATTGTCGGAGTCATCGGGCCGAATGGCGCCGGAAAAACCACGACATTCCGCTTGATCGTGGGCGAGGAGAAACCGGACGAGGGGACGGTCACCGTCGGCTCCACCGTCACACTCTCGTACGTGGATCAGTCCCGCGAGGGAATCGATCCGGGGAAAACCGTCTGGGAAGAGGTGTCCGGAGGCCTGGACACGCTGGACTTCGGATGGAGAGAGGTAAACTCCCGTGCCTACCTCTCCTGGTTCAACTTCCGCGGCGCCGATCAGCAGAAGAAGGTGGGCGTCCTCTCAGGCGGAGAGCGCAACCGGCTTCACCTGGCGAAGCTCCTCAAGGCGGGAGGGAACGTCCTCCTCCTGGACGAGCCGACGAACGACCTCGACGTGGACACGCTGAGGGCGCTCGAGGACGCCCTGGTCGCATTTCCCGGGTGCGTCGTCGTCATCTCGCACGACCGTTGGTTCCTCGACCGGGTGGCGACCCACATTCTCGCCTTCGAAGGCGACTCCAAGGTGGCCTGGTTCGAGGGGAATTATCAGGAGTACGAGGAGGATCGGAGGCGGCGGCTGGGCGCCGATGCCTCGCAACCGCACCGGATCCGGTACAAGCGCCTCACGCGGTAAGGGGATGCGGGGCCCGGCGGGAAAGCGCATGGGCAGTGGCCACGGATCTCACCGGGCGAAGCGCGCCCGCCAGTCCCCCGGCCGGAGAGTCGCGAGCGGCTCTCCCGCTTCGAGCCGGTCGAGGATTCCCTCCATCGCAATGCGGATTCGAGCCGACTCCCCCGCCAGGTGCGCTCGTCCGATCGCGGCGCCCGCGGCGAGACCGACGAGAGCGGCCGGAATCCCGATGAGGGGGAATCCAAAGCCGAATCCGAGCCCGGTTCCAACCGCCGCGGCCGGGATGCCCATCCCGATCATGCCGCCGACCCCGGCTCCGCTCCGTACCGATCGCACGTCCGCCGTCATCGTCACGAGGACTTGCCCCTCCGGAAGGGGCACGAGGGAGAGCTCCAGGCTCTTGGCTCGAACCAGGTCGTAGGAAGAGCCCCCGACGCGCAACGCGCGCCGGACCACGGCGCGAACCCCGCCGGCCGGCTCCCAGAGAGACCGATCGCCCCGTTTGCGGAGGCGCCGGAGCGACTCCCCCTCGGCGAAGTGGTCCTCCAGGCGCTTCTCCAGGGCCCCGAACGGCCCGGGGACGACTCGGCTCACCTGCACGAACCCCGGGCCCACGACGCGGGCCAGAACGCCCTCGTCCTTCGAGGGGACCGGCCGAAGCGCCTCGGCACGCACCTCTCCGAGGGCCCGCCTCAGGTGGCGCGGCTCGATCCCGACTTCCTTCCCGATCCGGAGGAGCTCTTCCTCCCCCACGACGTCGCCGGGACCGCTCGAACCCGAGTCCTCGAACTGGAGCTCGGAGGCGCGACGGATGATCCGGTCGAACTCCTCTCTCGAAAAGCCTTCCTTCGCGGGAGGCATGCCTTCCAATGCGATTCCTCCGGGTGCGTCCTGGCGGTCAGAGTCCGGCGGCCGGAGGCGGCGCGGGAGCGTCCGCCGCCGGGGCCTCTCCAGGTCGCATCCAGCGCACATCCGCCGACCCTCCCCCTGGAACGCGGGTGACGACGACGAGAAGATGCTGGACCGTCCAGTCCCCGGGTGCGGTACGCCAGTTCCGCGCCGTGTCCAGGTCGTCGAAGATACGAGCGTTCACCGTGGCGGCGGGCGGAGCCTGCTCCGCGATGCGGCGGCCCAGTTCCATGACTTCCTCGTAAGCCGACCCAGCGGGGACCACGATCACGAGCTGTCCCCCCGTCGTGCCCGAGACCTCCACGATCTCGTGGGGAGGGGCTCCCGCGAGGTCGAGCCAGGGATGTCCGCGCTCGGGCTCCCCGGCGCAACTCGAGAGGAGGCTCACCGCGAAAAAGGCACAGGTTGCGGCGAACCGGGGGTGCGTGGGAATTCGAAGGAAGCGGCTCATGAGGTGGTCCTGCGCCGGCGCTCGAGCTCGGTGTAAGGGGGCCGGGGGACAGGCCCGGCGCCTTGCCTCGGGAGGGTGGGGATTGTATGACGACCCCGATGGAACCGCCAGCGGAAAGTCACCCCTGGGCGCCGGCCGCCGAACAGATTCGACCTCCCTCTGCGTGGACTCTTCTCGGGAATGATCACTGCGACTCCGGCGTTGTCCGTTCTCCTCCCCGTCCGCGACGCCGCGGCCACCCTCGACGAGGCCATCTCGTCCATTCGGTCGCAGTCCGTTCGTCACTGGGAGCTCGTCGCCGTGGACGATGGATCTACGGACGAGTCGGGCGAAATCCTTCGACGACACGCCGGTGCGGATCCGCGAATCAGGGTCGCGACGACGGGAAAGCGGGGCCTTGTCCCCGCTCTAGAAATGGCGCGCGCCGCCTCCCGGGCGCCCATCCTCGCCCGGATGGATGCCGACGACTTCGCGGAGCCGTCGCGCCTCGAAGCTCAACTCTCACTCCTGGCACGGCACCCGGGAGTCGCTCTCTGCGGGACCCATGTTCGATATTTCCCGCGCAGCCGGGTGCGGGACGGGGCACGGAGATACGAAGCCTGGCTGAACGGTCACCGAAGCCACGAGGACCTGGCGCGCGACCTCTGGGTCGAGTGTCCGCTGTCCCATCCAACCTTTGCGATGCGCGCTTCAGTCGTCGACCGGGTCGGCGGCTACCGTGAGATGGCGTGGCCGGAGGACTACGATCTCGTCCTCCGAATCTGGGAGGCGGGGCTTGGCCTTGGCGTCGTTCCGCAGGTCCTCCACCGCTGGCGCGAGGGAAGCGAGCGCCTATCGCGGGTAGATTCCCGCTATGGTCCCGAGGCCTTCCGGCGAGTGAAGCTCCACTTCCTCTCCCGCACCCTTCTTCGGAAGAAGGAAGGGGTCCTCGTCTGGGGCGCGGGACCCACGGGGAAGGCGTTCGCCCGTTCGGCGATCGCCCTCGGGATCCCGGTCCGGGCCTTCGTGGACCTGGATCCGAGGAAGATCGGCCAGGAGGTGCATGGGGCTCCGGTCATTCCGCCGGCGGGCCTCGACGCCTTCCGCGACGCTCTCGCCTTGGCTGCGGTGGGTCGCCCGGGCGCCAGGGAGGAGATCCGCGCCGCGCTGCGCGACGCCGGCTGGGTGGAAGGGAGCGACTTCGTCGCGGTGGCCTGACCGGCGCACCCGCCTTCGAGCATCCGCAGCTCGCGTCGGCAACGGAAAGGCGCCTCCCGGTGTACCGAGCGGCCATGTCCATGCCGCCCCGAGTCACCATCCTTCCCCAGCCGGACGACGCGACGTGCGGGCCGACCTGCCTGCACGCGATCTACTCCTATTTCGGGGACGAAGTCCCGCTGGACCGGGTGATCGAGGAGGTCGTCTCTCTTCCGACGCAGGGGACTCTCGCGGTCCTCCTGGCCTGCCACGCCCTGAGACGCGGGTATCGGGCGACGATCTACACATACAATCTGCTCGTCTTCGACCCGAGCTGGTTCCATCTGGACCCCTTGGAGCTCCCCGGGAAGCTCCGTGAGCAGCGCGCCGCGAAGGCCGGAGATGAACGGCTCCGCTTCGCAACGGACGCCTACCTCGAGTTCCTGGGTCTCGGCGGCGAAATCCGGTTCAAGGAGCTGACCCAGGAGCTCCTCCGCGGCTTCCTCCAAGTCGAGCGACCTCTCCTCACTGGACTCTCGGCGACGTACCTGTATGGGTGTCCGCGCGAGTTGGGGGATCAGCGTCTCGCTTACGACGACATCCGCGGGCTCCCCACGGGACACTTCGTCGTCCTTTCCGGGTACGACGCCGACCGTGACGAAATTCTCGTGGCCGATCCCCTCCGGGAAAACCCTCGCTTTCAGCCGCACTACTATCCGGTCGGGGTGCAGCGCGTCATCGGGGCCATCCTTCTCGGCATCCTGACCTACGATGCCAACTTCCTCGTCGTTGAGCCCCGCGACGCCGCCTGACCCGATGCTCCCGCGCATGCCCGTTCGATGAAACCGCTGGTCGTGGTCGAGAACACCGGCCGTTGGCCCTTCGACCTGGATGAAGTCGAGGTCGTTACGGCGCGGGCGTATCTCACGGAAGACGAATACTCCGAGCGCCGCGGAGTCGCCGTCTTTAATCTCTGCCGACGGTATGGCTACCAGACTGTCGGGTACTACGTCTCCCTCCTTGCGGAGGCCCGTGGCCACCGGCCGATCCCTTCGGTCGCGACCCTCCAGGCCTTGGGAAACGCGAGCATCGCCAGGCTCGTGTCCGAAGAGCTCGAGGCGCTGATCCAGCGGAGTCTCGCGCCCCTCAAGTCGGACGAATTCACACTTTCGATCTATTTCGGGCGAAATCTCGCCCACCGATACGACAGCCTGGCCAGGGCCCTCTTCAACGAGTTCAGGGCTCCACTCCTTCGAGCGCGATTCGCGCGCGAAGGGGACGAGTGGCGCCTCCTCGGGGTCCGTCCGATCCCGACCTCGGAGATCCCGGAA
Proteins encoded in this window:
- a CDS encoding glycosyltransferase, encoding MITATPALSVLLPVRDAAATLDEAISSIRSQSVRHWELVAVDDGSTDESGEILRRHAGADPRIRVATTGKRGLVPALEMARAASRAPILARMDADDFAEPSRLEAQLSLLARHPGVALCGTHVRYFPRSRVRDGARRYEAWLNGHRSHEDLARDLWVECPLSHPTFAMRASVVDRVGGYREMAWPEDYDLVLRIWEAGLGLGVVPQVLHRWREGSERLSRVDSRYGPEAFRRVKLHFLSRTLLRKKEGVLVWGAGPTGKAFARSAIALGIPVRAFVDLDPRKIGQEVHGAPVIPPAGLDAFRDALALAAVGRPGAREEIRAALRDAGWVEGSDFVAVA
- the lgt gene encoding prolipoprotein diacylglyceryl transferase, which encodes MDPIVHNIDPFLLRLGDGFGIRWYSIPYMLGMLFAYLSLLKAAREKKIAGLTPEISESFVLAAILAALLGARFFHVFVFEYDRYGLDPMAWIAVWRGGLAFHGGLAGILLTVFWFSHKRGISAYDLTDRLAAPVAVALALGRIANFINAEMYGTPYDGPFCVDYSQNQYMARPPEGCRHPTQLYESAKNFALAGFLFTIRERLRPRPGVLTWSFIALYGWIRFCLMYVREEERVWGDFTLSQIFSGGMGILGTAMLVAVLLAPSPKSARKSR
- a CDS encoding helix-turn-helix domain-containing protein, with translation MNTAPRPLFLLHHDRVLLERLARAAHSRFRLSPVESWDSLRAGVAEAPPAALILVDPFFGQTNGHGPAPQLHDLLTSFPSSTVIAAMDSSPARYRDIWLLGEWGIAEILQTEEDRSQLALTRRLLQARAQPLRKLLSHESGIPFTGRARALMDAAVETVMTGGHPKHLARSLGFSPSTLLRWCERSQLPSPRRLLLWLRVLFASALLDDPGHTVFSVGLACGYSGDQALRRAIHSVLPHTPTRLRELGAFETASAAFFRELQGLRDDGAEKR
- a CDS encoding hybrid sensor histidine kinase/response regulator encodes the protein MRPIEAQGAPGSAGMNRDERLHRLGRVTGELLHDLAGSLAVLSGRVSLARAEASLGRLATDELARIGADADELRAMVLDVLGEVRGVRTPAEVTFPVRSTLDGVVNRWLIGAPQVSVSLRSSLPANAEISGPRTFFVRALGNLLRNAARHAHGEIRIAAMPVGGGDWVEIEVEDDGDGVPEDLRSLIFEPFLTGTELGTGLGLSFARWGIERLGGSLELNAAKSRLGGASFRVSLPLSTIGARARGPASAAPDRPTQGPAPLRGFRIAVVDDDEAVRTTFTRLLERSGAETEGMDPTRWDSLEAGMDALAAFAPNVILLDLTLGPYSGPDLARIMRERASRLFQRVIYFTGGADPGPMDRPTVSKLLPWEVILDRLRRVALAAEGRDRRG
- the ettA gene encoding energy-dependent translational throttle protein EttA, translating into MSGPQYIFVMKDLRKVVPPKREILKGIWLSFFPGAKIGVVGPNGSGKSSLLRVMAGADTDFQGEAWPAKGTRIGYLPQEPVLDPALDVRGNVELGVKEARDLLRRFEEVSLRFGEITSDDEMTALLDEQGKLQDRIEAAGVWELDRKIEIAMDALRLPPGDAPVGPLSGGERRRVALCRVLLEEPDLLLLDEPTNHLDAESVAWLERHLSEFKGTIVAITHDRYFLDNVAQWILELDRGEGFPYQGNYSSWLEQKQARLVKEEKEASARSRTLERELEWIRMAPRARHAKGKARISAYEELMAQEGKEQLRATEILIPKPPRLGEDVVIFDGVSKGYGDLLLMEEVSFRLPRGGIVGVIGPNGAGKTTTFRLIVGEEKPDEGTVTVGSTVTLSYVDQSREGIDPGKTVWEEVSGGLDTLDFGWREVNSRAYLSWFNFRGADQQKKVGVLSGGERNRLHLAKLLKAGGNVLLLDEPTNDLDVDTLRALEDALVAFPGCVVVISHDRWFLDRVATHILAFEGDSKVAWFEGNYQEYEEDRRRRLGADASQPHRIRYKRLTR